A single window of Neurospora crassa OR74A linkage group VII, whole genome shotgun sequence DNA harbors:
- a CDS encoding flavohemoglobin — MHHHPELQVPIQLQTNTLNFIFQPLITPTLALSISSVAFLKAQPSFRMTLTDAQISIVKSTAPVLKQHGEAITTVFYNDLITENPSLKNIFSLTSQATGAQPRALAHAVLAYATYIDNLSALSEAVARIAHKHVSLQVEPAQYAIVGQYLIQAIGKVLGDAATPEIVDAWTAAYGVLANVFIGVEGGMYEENEKKDHWKGWRKFRIARKVEESSSISSFYLRPVDGATLPKYLPGQYVSVQVLVSQLGYLQSRQYSLSEAPKEGGMEEYRISVKREEGETGAPGLVSNLLHGMQEGAEVEVSHPQGEFFLDPADASKEGVPAVLISVGVGATPMMAILKSLLQENVKRRPVSWIHASKSSSTQPFGEEVRRIVKENPEQVSAHVFLKTVAGTDQAGVHYDFADTRMDLTKLDGERDLHLADKRTEYYICGPETFMVETRKVLVGLGVDKSKVHLELFATGFVADE; from the coding sequence ATGCATCATCATCCCGAGTTGCAAGTCCCTATACAACTTCAGACGAACACCCTCAACTTCATATTTCAACCCCTAATAACCCCCACACTTGCCCTATCCATATCATCAGTGGCCTTCCTTAAGGCACAACCATCATTCAGAATGACCCTCACCGACGCCCAAATATCCATCGTCAAATCCACCGCCCCTGTCCTCAAGCAACACGGcgaagccatcaccaccgtctTCTACAACGACCTCATCACGGAGAACCCCTCCCTCAAAAACATCTTCAGCCTTACCTCGCAAGCCACCGGCGCCCAACCGCGCGCCCTCGCCCACGCCGTCCTCGCCTATGCCACCTACATCGACAACCTTTCCGCGCTCTCGGAGGCGGTCGCGCGCATTGCGCACAAGCACGTGTCTCTCCAAGTCGAGCCGGCGCAGTACGCTATTGTCGGCCAATACCTGATCCAAGCCATCGGCAAGGTTCTGGGCGATGCGGCGACTCCCGAGATTGTAGACGCTTGGACGGCGGCATATGGAGTTTTGGCGAACGTTTTTATTGGCGTCGAGGGAGGCATGTACGAGGAGAATGAAAAGAAAGACCACTGGAAGGGGTGGAGGAAGTTCAGGATTGCGaggaaggtggaggagagcaGTTCCATTTCGAGCTTTTACCTGAGGCCCGTGGATGGGGCCACTCTGCCCAAGTATCTGCCTGGCCAGTATGTGTCTGTGCAGGTGCTGGTCTCGCAGTTGGGGTATTTGCAGAGTAGGCAGTACAGCTTGAGCGAGGCGCCGAAGGAGGGCGGGATGGAGGAATATCGTATTAGTGtcaagagggaggaaggggaaacCGGTGCGCCGGGACTGGTTTCCAACTTGCTCCATGGTATGCAAGAGGGCGCGGAGGTGGAGGTTAGTCATCCCCAGGGCGAGTTCTTCCTTGACCCCGCGGATGCAAGCAAGGAGGGGGTGCCGGCTGTGTTGATCTCGGTGGGCGTGGGCGCTACTCCGATGATGGCTATCCTCAAGAGCTTGCTTCAGGAGAATGTCAAGAGGAGACCGGTGTCGTGGATCCATGCGAGCAAGTCGAGCTCGACGCAGCCGTTTGGCGAGGAGGTGAGGCGCATCGTCAAGGAGAACCCTGAGCAGGTGTCGGCACATGTGTTTCTGAAGACGGTGGCTGGTACGGATCAGGCCGGTGTGCATTACGATTTTGCGGATACGAGGATGGACTTGACCAAGTTGGATGGGGAGCGGGATCTGCATTTGGCGGATAAGAGGACCGAGTACTACATCTGCGGACCGGAGACGTTTATGGTGGAAACCAGGAAAGTGTTGGTTGGTCTTGGAGTAGATAAGAGCAAGGTGCACTTGGAGCTTTTTGCTACGGGTTTCGTTGCTGATGAGTAG